Part of the Poecilia reticulata strain Guanapo linkage group LG2, Guppy_female_1.0+MT, whole genome shotgun sequence genome is shown below.
TACACCTGGAGCGCCTAACCAGTTGATCACGATCGACCGGCTGATATCAGGAAGTCGATCTCTACACCACCTCCTCTCGTTTGATGCACTATCAAAATATTCATTAATAtccaaaacacttaaaaagaCCCTTAAAAAgaacttaaaagaaactcaaattaGCTTTTGTACAACTCTATTAAACAAAATCCACGGTTCAGCATANNNNNNNNNNNNNNNNNNNNNNNNNNNNNNNNNNNNNNNNNNNNNNNNNNNNNNNNNNNNNNNNNNNNNNNNNNNNNNNNNNNNNNNNNNNNNNNNNNNNNNNNNNNNNNNNNNNNNNNNNNNNNNNNNNNNNNNNNNNNNNNNNNNNNNNNNNNNNNNNNNNNNNNNNNNNNNNNNNNNNNNNNNNNNNNNNNNNNNNNNNNNNNNNNNNNNNNNNNNNNNNNNNNNNNNNNNNNNNNNNNNNNNNNNNNNNNNNNNNNNNNNNNNNNNNNNNNNNNNNNNNNNNNNNNNNNNNNNNNNNNNNNNNNNNNNNNNNNNNNNNNNNNNNNNNNNNNNNNNNNNNNNNNNNNNNNNNNNNNNNNNNNNNNNNNNNNNNNNNNNNNNNNNNNNNNNNNNNNNNNNNNNNNNNNNNNNNNNNNNNNNNNNNNNNNNNNNNNNNNNNNNNNNNNNNNNNNNNNNNNNNNNNNNNNNNNNNNNNNNNNNNNNNNNNNNNNNNNNNNNNNNNNNNNNNNNNNNNNNNNNNNNNNNNNNNNNNNNNNNNNNNNNNNNNNNNNNNNNNNNNNNNNNNNNNNNNNNNNNNNNNNNNNNNNNNNNNNNNNNNNNNNNNNNNNNNNNNNNNNNNNNNNNNNNNNNNNNNNNNNNNNNNNNNNNNNNNNNNNNNNNNNNNNNNNNNNNNNNNNNNNNNNNNNNNNNNNNNNNNNNNNNNNNNNNNNNNNNNNNNNNNNNNNNNNNNNNNNNNNNNNNNNNNNNNNNNNNNNNNNNNNNNNNNNNNNNNNNNNNNNNNNNNNNNNNNNNNNNNNNNNNNNNNNNNNNNNNNNNNNNNNNNNNNNNNNNNNNNNNNNNNNNNNNNNNNNNNNNNNNNNNNNNNNNNNNNNNNNNNNNNNNNNNNNNNNNNNNNNNNNNNNNNNNNNNNNNNNNNNNNNNNNNNNNNNNNNNNNNNNNNNNNNNNNNNNNNNNNNNNNNNNNNNNNNNNNNNNNNNNNNNNNNNNNNNNNNNNNNNNNNNNNNNNNNNNNNNNNNNNNNNNNNNNNNNNNNNNNNNNNNNNNNNNNNNNNNNNNNNNNNNNNNNNNNNNNNNNNNNNNNNNNNNNNNNNNNNNNNNNNNNNNNNNNNNNNNNNNNNNNNNNNNNNNNNNNNNNNNNNNNNNNNNNNNNNNNNNNNNNNNNNNNNNNNNNNNNNNNNNNNNNNNNNNNNNNNNNNNNNNNNNNNNNNNNNNNNNNNNNNNNNNNNNNNNNNNNNNNNNNNNNNNNNNNNNNNNNNNNNNNNNNNNNNNNNNNNNNNNNNNNNNNNNNNNNNNNNNNNNNNNNNNNNNNNNNNNNNNNNNNNNNNNNNNNNNNNNNNNNNNNNNNNNNNNNNNNNNNNNNNNNNNNNNNNNNNNNNNNNNNNNNNNNNNNNNNNNNNNNNNNNNNNNNNNNNNNNNNNNNNNNNNNNNNNNNNNNNNNNNNNNNNNNNNNNNNNNNNNNNNNNNNNNNNNNNNNNNNNNNNNNNNNNNNNNNNNNNNNNNNNNNNNNNNNNNNNNNNNNNNNNNNNNNNNNNNNNNNNNNNNNNNNNNNNNNNNNNNNNNNNNNNNNNNNNNNNNNNNNNNNNNNNNNNNNNNNNNNNNNNNNNNNNNNNNNNNNNNNNNNNNNNNNNNNNNNNNNNNNNNNNNNNNNNNNNNNNNNNNNNNNNNNNNNNNNNNNNNNNNNNNNNNNNNNNNNNNNNNNNNNNNNNNNNNNNNNNNNNNNNNNNNNNNNNNNNNNNNNNNNNNNNNNNNNNNNNNNNNNNNNNNNNNNNNNNNNNNNNNNNNNNNNNNNNNNNNNNNNNNNNNNNNNNNNNNNNNNNNNNNNNNNNNNNNNNNNNNNNNNNNNNNNNNNNNNNNNNNNNNNNNNNNNNNNNNNNNNNNNNNNNNNNNNNNNNNNNNNNNNNNNNNNNNNNNNNNNNNNNNNNNNNNNNNNNNNNNNNNNNNNNNNNNNNNNNNNNNNNNNNNNNNNNNNNNNNNNNNNNNNNNNNNNNNNNNNNNNNNNNNNNNNNNNNNNNNNNNNNNNNNNNNNNNNNNNNNNNNNNNNNNNNNNNNNNNNNNNNNNNNNNNNNNNNNNNNNNNNNNNNNNNNNNNNNNNNNNNNNNNNNNNNNNNNNNNNNNNNNNNNNNNNNNNNNNNNNNNNNNNNNNNNNNNNNNNNNNNNNNNNNNNNNNNNNNNNNNNNNNNNNNNNNNNNNNNNNNNNNNNNNNNNNNNNNNNNNNNNNNNNNNNNNNNNNNNNNNNNNNNNNNNNNNNNNNNNNNNNNNNNNNNNNNNNNNNNNNNNNNNNNNNNNNNNNNNNNNNNNNNNNNNNNNNNNNNNNNNNNNNNNNNNNNNNNNNNNNNNNNNNNNNNNNNNNNNNNNNNNNNNNNNNNNNNNNNNNNNNNNNNNNNNNNNNNNNNNNNNNNNNNNNNNNNNNNNNNNNNNNNNNNNNNNNNNNNNNNNNNGAGGACGGAGAGCTGAATATATAAGACGGTTGTTTGGCAAAGTGATTGAGGcttaaaatgaactgaacagCTTCTTATCTCCTTCTCTGTCTAATTATGAAAACTGTTGATGAAGCTGAACTTTGCTTTCCCCAWCTGCTCAATACATCCTGCAGAAAGACTCTGCTGCCCCCCTCTGTGTCCTTGGTTATTCACTTAACGTTATCTTCCATCTCTCTACTTACAGTATTTTCTAACCTGCTGGTCATCATCWCCATCTGTCACTTCAAGTAAACAGTTTTGGCCTCttttgaaaggaaaacatttgtaaagatGATTTTGTATGAATTTATGTGTGGCAAACTTTACTGACACTAACAGTGTGGTGgtgttttctcatttctgcagGAGGCTCCACAGCCCCACCAACATCCTGCTGCTCTCTCTGGCTGTCTCAGACTGCCTGGTGGGATTCCTCRTTTCATTCCAGGTAGTGCTGATMGATGGCTGCTGGTATCTTGGGGACATCATGTGTgccatttactttattttggatTATATCATCACTACTGCCTCAATAGGAACCATGGTGCTCATATCCATTGATCGTTACGTGGCCATCTGTTACCCCCTGCACTACTCTGGCAAAGTCACCACTGAACGAGCGAAGATGTGCGTTTCACTGTTTTGGATGTGCTCCATTCTTTATCATTGTGTTCTGTTGAGGGATAATCTGCAAAACCCAGGCAGATATAATTCCTGCTCTGGAGAATGTGTCGTTTTTCTAGATCATATTGGGGGAGTTTTTGACCTTTTGTCATCCTTTATTTGTCCTGTCACTGCCATCCTCATTCTGTATGCAAGAGTGTTTGTAGTGGTTGTGTCTCAGGCTCGAGCCATGCAGTCTCATGTTGCAGCGGTCTCACTCCAGGGCTCAGTGAAAGTCATAGCtaagaaatctgaaatgaagGCAGCCGTAACACTTGGGGTTGTTGTCGTTGTGTTTCTTATGTGCACCTGtccatatttttgtgtttcattaatTGCAGAAGATGCAGTCAGTGCTTCATCCgtggcttttcttttgttttattttaattccacCCTGAACCCTCTGATTTACGCCCTGTTTTATCCCTGGTTTAGGAAATCAGTTAAACTGATTTTTACTCTGCAGATATTGAAGCCAGAGTCGTGTAACACCATCATGATGTAAAGAGAATTTAAgtaacaaaacttttttaattgGCCAAGAAACTCtggatttaaataaatccttgaAGATAATTTACATGATTAGTGTTGAAACTGTTCTGGTCTCGTCACAGATGTGTCTGGATTGTCCATGTCCTTTGTGGCAACAGCACAGATTACATTGTTCAACAAATCCTGTTACAGATTTAATACTATATATATTTACGTGAACATttatgaatcctaaaatatatgAGAAATCTTGTCATAAAATCTGATACCCGgctatggcaaaaaaaagtggcaTTTATATTTAGCTTATTGGCAGGACTcaactttttttacattttgatctaTTTTTCTGTCTTATAACTTTAACAAGTAATAAAACATTCTTACCtgttgttgagaaaaattattattttgagtgtttaacacagtttaaaccttttagaaccaatttcttaagtttgaacaggtttctgttagtgatttgaaacaaatactattgctgggtaagtattgaaatagatctgcaggagagcctcggctcagacccctggagtcttatcattaaagacaggaggtcataaattaacatatgcaggaaggtggaggacattaTCACACttgaattactgtgagaaagggaactttggtcggttcacgtaaccaggatgagaagtcttccagaactaacatctgacatggtgNNNNNNNNNNNNNNNNNNNNNNNNNNNNNNNNNNNNNNNNNNNNNNNNNNNNNNNNNNNNNNNNNNNNNNNNNNNNNNNNNNNNNNNNNNNNNNNNNNNNNNNNNNNNNNNNNNNNNNNNNNNNNNNNNNNNNNNNNNNNNNNNNNNNNNNNNNNNNNNNNNNNNNNNNNNNNNNNNNNNNNNNNNNNNNNNNNNNNNNNNNNNNNNNNNNNNNNNNNNNNNNNNNNNNNNNNNNNNNNNNNNNNNNNNNNNNNNNNNNNNNNNNNNNNNNNNNNNNNNNNNNNNNNNNNNNNNNNNNNNNNNNNNNNNNNNNNNNNNNNNNNNNNNNNNNNNNNNNNNNNNNNNNNNNNNNNNNNNNNNNNNNNNNNNNNNNNNNNNNNNNNNNNNNNNNNNNNNNNNNNNNNNNNNNNNNNNNNNNNNNNNNNNNNNNNNNNNNNNNNNNNNNNNNNNNNNNNNNNNNNNNNNNNNNNNNNNNNNNNNNNNNNNNNNNNNNNNNNNNNNNNNNNNNNNNNNNNNNNNNNNNNNNNNNNNNNNNNNNNNNNNNNNNNNNNNNNNNNNNNNNNNNNNNNNNNNNNNNNNNNNNNNNNNNNNNNNNNNNNNNNNNNNNNNNNNNNNNNNNNNNNNNNNNNNNNNNNNNNNNNNNNNNNNNNNNNNNNNNNNNNNNNNNNNNNNNNNNNNNNNNNNNNNNNNNNNNNNNNNNNNNNNNNNNNNNNNNNNNNNNNNNNNNNNNNNNNNNNNNNNNNNNNNNNNNNNNNNNNNNNNNNNNNNNNNNNNNNNNNNNNNNNNNNNNNNNNNNNNNNNNNNNNNNNNNNNNNNNNNNNNNNNNNNNNNNNNNNNNNNNNNNNNNNNNNNNNNNNNNNNNNNNNNNNNNNNNNNNNNNNNNNNNNNNNNNNNNNNNNNNNNNNNNNNNNNNNNNNNNNNNNNNNNNNNNNNNNNNNNNNNNNNNNNNNNNNNNNNNNNNNNNNNNNNNNNNNNNNNNNNNNNNNNNNNNNNNNNNNNNNNNNNNNNNNNNNNNNNNNNNNNNNNNNNNNNNNNNNNNNNNNNNNNNNNNNNNNNNNNNNNNNNNNNNNNNNNNNNNNNNNNNNNNNNNNNNNNNNNNNNNNNNNNNNNNNNNNNNNNNNNNNNNNNNNNNNNNNNNNNNNNNNNNNNNNNNNNNNNNNNNNNNNNNNNNNNNNCTGTGTAcaaatttaacataatttgCTAACAATATCTGGTTACATTTTGTTCtatattgttttgaaatgtacaaacacaaatacataagctaaatgtTATGCTTCACACTGATGGTCTTGTCATAAATcttgttaaatttatttgaatatttaaattggtGACACAGAAACTAAAAGTAGAATAATGCTCTAGCGAAAGAATGtatttgaaactgttttgtcTTAAAAGCTGTCCAAATGTCCAATAAATTGTTACATCCAACCAAAAGACCAAAGGTTGTGCCTATTTTCTGTTGGTGTATTACATTTAGGTATTGTGGTAAAATTCAatgacataaaatgtgtttgtatacAGTTCCACTTTAACTCACAAACATATGCATACATTCACAACACAGATACATGGCATTTACACACATATGAATTATTTTACGTGTTTTAGGCTGGGATTTTAACATGTCAAATTCTATTATTCACAGACGCATTAAAAATGTAGACAAATAATTACACTGGAGTGTAAACGTGTTGTCTCAATTAGTGCGTAACTTAATCAGTAAGAGATGTTAGAGTGCATCATTTTTGCTGCGCAGAATGATAATATGTCAGTatatcagaatcagaattaattttattcGTCACATTTGTGGGTACAAACAAGGAATTTCATAATCAATTCAATCGTAATCAAGGTACAGTCACAAATCTTAAActacaacataaacaaaaagcaCTTAGTAAGGAAGAGCCAGGGGGAGAAGAAAggacaacattaatatttacaaGAGTTTGAGCAGCCTTTTTTCTTACATATGAGGTATAAATTGTGTTCAGCAGAGAGACAGTCAGGGTATTGAAAGTGTCTGTCTTCTAGTTTTTGCCATTAGCGCTCTGTAGAGCAGACAAGAGGTTGTGTAGtgatttgggtttttctgtgtgtttattttSGTTTCTGTTCTGTGGAGTCTCTGTGTCGTCCCGTCTACCCCTTGATTGTCCCCAGCTGTCCCTTGTTTCTCCTGATTGTCTCCCTGTGTATTTATACCCACCTGTGTTCCTTGTTCTTCGTTGGGTCCTTGTCTTACCGTCTTGTCGCGTCTAGCCTTGTCCTTTGTTTTACCAATTGCTACCAGTTGTGAGCTTAACCTTCCGTTCACTCTGTGCTGCCCTGGATTTTGGACTTTGTGGTTCTgtatcattaaaatcatcataTTCATTATTTCAACCTgggtcctcagcttcttcctcaCCATAAATCATGACAGGTTGAGAGTCTAAATAACCTTTGGCCAGGATACATTGGATCAATGTTAGTTGCCCTTTTGCTGGTCCTCAACCTATGGAGGTCATGAATAGAGGGAAGGTCAACCCTGATTACCGTCTCCACAGACCTAGTGGTATGTTGCAGCAGTTAGTACCTGTCCTGTTTTGTGGATGAGCCAAGCCACACAGAAATGGATGAAGACGGGACAGACTGTAATTTGGCAGTGTAGAAGATGACCAGCATCTTCTGTGGAAGGTTGAACTTCTTAAGTGGCAGCAGGAGTTTTAATCTCTGCTGAGCCTTCTTTTGGATGGAGGCAATGTGCGAGGACAATCTCGGGTCACAAGAAAGTGTAGTTCCTAGGAACCAGAAGTGATCCACAGCGTACCTGGTGTTGTCCATTGATGTGCAGTCATTTGTATACAGGCAGAATAGGAGAGGGAGCAGAACACACCCCTGGAGGCCACTAATGCTGATCGTTGTTGAGCTGGATTAGATGTTTCCCAGCCTCAAAAGTTGCTGCCACTGAGTGAGGATTTTGGTGATCCAATGGCAGGTGGAGGCTGGCACTGTGAGCTGGATGAGCTTCTGGTGGAGGTTGATAGTGTTGAAGGCACAGCTGAAGTCCACAAACAGGATCCTGGCATGTGTCCCTGGATGATCGAGGTGGTCCAGGATGAAGAGTAGACCCAGGTTAACTGTATCGTATGCCAACCTGTCTGACCAGTACGCAGACTTCAGGGGGCCTGTGATGTCCTGTTTCAGCACCAGGTGCTAAAAGGATTTCATGACCACAGACGTCAGCACATTCAATCTGTTGCCATTTGATCCTGTGATGGGTTTTTCTTGGAACCTAGGATGATGGTGAAGCAGTCCAAGAGGGTGTGAATTTCTCAAAGTTTGAGAGATTTCTTAAAGATGTGAGTGAAGATGGGTCTAAGTTAATCAGTACAGGTTTTACTGTACTGTGAGGGGTAGACTCCATCAGAGCCACACCTCTTCCCTATCCTCACATCCCCCTATCTGTTCTTCCTATCCCCCAAGAAAAATGCAACCATGGAAGAGTTGAACACCAAGGCTCTTTAACAAGTTTTTCTGACCAGCCACCTCCCCAAAGGTTtctgatttcttctttaaaacGAAGGATGGGGGGTCCCATTCATTGACTACTGGGGTTTGAACAAAGTCAACATTAAAAATTGCCAACCCCTCTGGACACTCTCGATGACATGATGCTGACACATAACATTTTCAGAGAtaggagcaaaacaaaaacttgaacCAGCTCAAAATCGTAGTACAATTGATTGACATCAATTTAACTTGATCTGGATAAATGTGGGAGGGCTGgttaacctctgacctctgagaCATTTTGTTAATAtctccaaaacaaaagcagtacAAGTGCAAATTTTAGCagctgattgatttttttatttattttgattttgtaaatgtgggcGGCTgtttgacctttgatgacctcagGAAACAtatgtctttaaaatgatagcagcatAAAGAATCACCATCAATTTAGTTTGATAAGAAAAAGCTGCTCTTGGCATCTTCATTCAGGACCTTTTTATTGTAAGCCACCTAGAGAATCAGtgaaattttcattaaaaaagcaTCTAATTTCATCATAAAATGTGCTACAGGTTTTACACTCAGAACACAAGTAGGttagatatattttttccacCCTGCATCAAATGTATAGCTAATTAGAAGCAATACACACATTATTCAGTATTTTGGCAAAGCATAAAATAAGTTACagatattattaatattaaaaaagctACAGAACAGGagcatgaatatttattatgtCCCTCCTTCGCATCAACRGAGGACGGAGAGCTGAATATATAAGACGGTTGTTTGGCAAAGTGATTGAGGcttaaaatgaactgaacagCTTCTTATCTCCTTCTCTGTCTAATTATGAAAACTGTTGATGAAGCTGAACTTTGCTTTCCCCAWCTGCTCAATACATCCTGCAGAAAGACTCTGCTGCCCCCCTCTGTGTCCTTGGTTATTCACTTAACGTTATCTTCCATCTCTCTACTTACAGTATTTTCTAACCTGCTGGTCATCATCTCCATCTGTCACTTCAAGTAAACAGTTTTGGCCTCttttgaaaggaaaacatttgtaaagatGATTTTGTATGAATTTATGTGTGGCAAACTTTACTGACACTAACAGTGTGGTGgtgttttctcatttctgcagGAGGCTCCACAGCCCCACCAACATCTTGCTGCTCTCTCTGGCTGTCTCAGACTGCCTGGTGGGATTCCTCATTTCATTCCAGGTAGTGCTGATMGATGGCTGCTGGTATCTTGGGGACATCATGTGTGCTCTCTATATTATTTTGGATTATATTATTACTACTGCCTCAATAGGAACCATGGTGCTCATATCCATTGATCGTTACGTGGCCATCTGTTACCCCCTGCACTACTCTGGCAAAGTCACCACTGAACGAGCGAAGATGTGCATTTTACTGTTTTGGATGTGCTCCATTCTTTATCATTGTGTTCTGTTAAGGGACAATCTGCAAAGGCCGGGCAAATATAATTCCTGCTCTGgagaatgtgttgtttttctagATCATATTGGGggagtttttgacattttgtcatccTTTATTTGTCCCGTCACTGTGATCATTATTCTGTATGTCAGAGTGTTTGTAGTGGTTGTGTTTCAGGCTCGAGCCATGCAGTCTCATGTTGCAGCGGTCTCACTCCAGGGCTCAGTGAAAGTCACAGTtaagaaatctgaaatgaagGCAGCCRTAACACTtggggttgttgttgttgtgtttcttaTGTGCACCTGTCCATATTTCTGTGTTTCACTAATTGCAGAAGATGCAGCGGTCAGTGCTTCATCCGCAACCTTYattctgttttattttaattccacCCTGAACCCTCTGATTTACGCCCTGTTTTATCCCTGGTTTAGGAAATCAGTCAAACTGATTTTTACTCTGCAGATATTAAAGCCAGAGTCGTGTGAAACAATCATGATGTAAAGAGAATCCTAATCTTTTAATAGAGGTCatggatggaaataaatctttcaagagacaacacattttctttaatggaTCTTTGTTATTTGAATTCTTTCACAATTGTGGATCATTTTTCCTACCTTTTGTGCCAGCACAGATTTCTTTGTGTCCAGAGAGCCTTTTAATTCTGTATAAACTATTTCAGGatcctaaaacatgcagggttGCTACATATAGCATTGTGTTATGACTGGCTAAGATCCttaacaaaaacaggaagctaTACCACAGATGAAGGTGcatttttctgaacatttttaaagataaaaataaagcaaataaaaaaatcaaccataCAAGAATCAAGAAACTGGAATGGGATGATCTTTTTCCACCTGTGCTTCTRGAGCTCTGTGTTTCCAAGTGAACCATGATGACCTGAAAACCCGACACCACAAGACTGCCACTGATTGCAGTTTGtgtcacaaatcacaaactgcaAATCACAAACRTTATTGCAAATTTGCCATTTgcaataatgtgttttaaaaacaattatggcAACAACGAAACCCACACCGTGGTCCAATGCTTTTTCATGTGCTTGGTGGCATACGACAAAATTAAGAGAGCGCTAGATGAAAAGACTTGcaacaaaaaagtgtttaaagaaGTGTCGGAGCCGATGACCTGTCACGGCTATCACCAAAGCAATGCCGGGCGAAGCTAAAAACCTGAAGTGCGATTCCTGCACAATTAAAGATCATAATGCCTGGAGAGggaaaaaatcaacaaaattggAAATGCTTCAGTGAGATGGATGCCATTTATGGCAACTGACTGACAAACAATGGGAGGGAGAGTAACGTGGACACAGCCACTGCTCTGCTGGAGTCAATGATGGATGATGGAGAGTGTTTCATTAACTTTTATGTACTTTTACTTTTCGTATGTATAGCCCACTATAGCAGATTCGCATTCGCTTACCTTCACAGGTAGTCTAGCCCGTACATATTTAGTACTACATTATGACTTCYCACACTCTTCTGTACTTCTCCAGAGTGTAGGTGGCATGAAATTTGGCACAACTTCATAAGGAACCACCCACTGGAGCTGTTTCTGAAGTGTAATGGAAACAGCCTGTGTCATACTGATTGARCCAAATCTCTAGTGGAAAAGGRCCAGAAGTGTTAGAATCTGCGGCGTAATGCAAATACTTGTGTGAGTGTTgggatgtaaaaataaagacaaacttAAATGTGCATAAGGARGAGAAARGGCCCAACAGTACACCGGCGCTGCATGAGGYGTGGAGAGAACAGAGCTCTGGGTTCAAATCACCATCACCACAGAGAAAGACCACAAGGCCAGTCTCAGAAGCCAGCCCTCTAGGCCCACATACTTTATAAATTATATGAACGCCAGCATGAAAACTCACAAGTATTGTCTTTCACCGActtgttataaatgaataaatatcacAATCTACACATATGTTATGTGCAAttcaatgacaaaaacacatcaaggaTAACCTTCCTGYTGGTCTGCACCGGCATCAGTTTGCCTATAGGAGGAACCTGTCCACAGAGGATGCTRTCTCCATTGCACTACACATCTGCAACATCCTGACACTTATGTTAGGGTGCTATTTGTCATGCAGAAGCTGCACGATCTGGGTCTTTTAACCCCAATGTGCCTTTGGATCAGGGGGACTTTCTCACCATTCAGCCTCAGGTGGTGAGAATAGGGGACTGAACATCATCCAACCTGATCCTTAATACGGCCACACTGCAGGGCTGCTACAGGAGGACAGTGCACCTCCTGCTACAGGAGGTGCACTGTCCTACAGGTAGGACAGTGCACCTACCTATTACAAATCAAGGGCAGGAGGTGGAGTGCATAGACAACATCAAATTCCTGGGCGTCCGCGTCACTTCAGATCTGGCCTAGTTGCtgaagacctttttttttgatgaagaaGGCCCAACAAAGTTTCTTCTCCCTCAGGAAACTGAGAAAAAGGGCTGGACTCCCTGCTCAGTTGCTCAAGACGTTCTAGGCACMTCCTGATGTTTCCCAACCAGAAGACCTGGATGAACAAGAAGGTTAGAGAACTTTCAGGAGCTCTATCACTTCTTCGCCTATTTTGAGGCTGAATCACCAGCAGAGCCAAGATACTGCAGCGGTCATCCCTCCATAGCCNNNNNNNNNNNNNNNNNNNNNNNNNNNNNNNNNNNNNNNNNNNNNNNNNNNNNNNNNNNNNNNNNNNNNNNNNNNNNNNNNNNNNNNNNNNNNNNNNNNNNNNNNNNNNNNNNNNNNNNNNNNNNNNNNNNNNNNNNNNNNNNNNNNNNNNNNNNNNNNNNNNNNNNNNNNNNNNNNNNNNNNNNNNNNNNNNNNNNNNNNNNNNNNNNNNNNNNNNNNNNNNNNNNNNNNNNNNNNNNNNNNNNNNNNNNNNNNNNNNNNNNNNNNNNNNNNNNNNNNNNNNNNNNNNNNNNNNNNNNNNNNNNNNNNNNNNNNNNNNNNNNNNNNNNNNNNNNN
Proteins encoded:
- the LOC103456998 gene encoding trace amine-associated receptor 13c-like, producing MKTVDEAELCFPXLLNTSCRKTLLPPSVSLVIHLTLSSISLLTVFSNLLVIIXICHFKRLHSPTNILLLSLAVSDCLVGFLXSFQVVLIDGCWYLGDIMCAIYFILDYIITTASIGTMVLISIDRYVAICYPLHYSGKVTTERAKMCVSLFWMCSILYHCVLLRDNLQNPGRYNSCSGECVVFLDHIGGVFDLLSSFICPVTAILILYARVFVVVVSQARAMQSHVAAVSLQGSVKVIAKKSEMKAAVTLGVVVVVFLMCTCPYFCVSLIAEDAVSASSVAFLLFYFNSTLNPLIYALFYPWFRKSVKLIFTLQILKPESCNTIMM
- the LOC103482238 gene encoding trace amine-associated receptor 13c-like — its product is MKTVDEAELCFPXLLNTSCRKTLLPPSVSLVIHLTLSSISLLTVFSNLLVIISICHFKRLHSPTNILLLSLAVSDCLVGFLISFQVVLIDGCWYLGDIMCALYIILDYIITTASIGTMVLISIDRYVAICYPLHYSGKVTTERAKMCILLFWMCSILYHCVLLRDNLQRPGKYNSCSGECVVFLDHIGGVFDILSSFICPVTVIIILYVRVFVVVVFQARAMQSHVAAVSLQGSVKVTVKKSEMKAAXTLGVVVVVFLMCTCPYFCVSLIAEDAAVSASSATFILFYFNSTLNPLIYALFYPWFRKSVKLIFTLQILKPESCETIMM